A genomic stretch from Campylobacter lari subsp. concheus includes:
- the smpB gene encoding SsrA-binding protein SmpB: protein MKKTIVKNKKAFFDYEILEKFEAGIVLKGSEVVALRASRANLKDSFVRIIKGEIFLLNAHISHLSTTHSFYKHDEKGARKLLMHKKQIDRLFGKISTQGFTIVPLELYFNEKNKAKVLIALAKGKNLHDKRESLKKKQADLEARAAMKNHY, encoded by the coding sequence ATGAAAAAAACTATAGTAAAAAACAAAAAAGCTTTTTTTGATTATGAAATTTTGGAAAAATTTGAAGCAGGCATTGTTTTAAAAGGTTCTGAGGTGGTAGCATTAAGAGCTAGTAGAGCAAATTTAAAAGATTCTTTTGTGCGTATTATCAAAGGTGAAATTTTCTTACTTAATGCTCATATTTCTCATCTTAGCACCACACATTCATTTTACAAACATGATGAAAAAGGTGCACGAAAACTTTTAATGCATAAAAAGCAAATCGATAGACTTTTTGGTAAAATTAGCACCCAAGGCTTTACTATAGTGCCCTTAGAACTTTATTTTAATGAAAAAAATAAAGCAAAAGTTTTAATAGCCTTAGCTAAAGGAAAAAACTTACACGATAAAAGAGAAAGCTTAAAGAAAAAACAAGCAGATCTTGAAGCAAGAGCTGCTATGAAAAATCATTATTAA
- a CDS encoding 4-(cytidine 5'-diphospho)-2-C-methyl-D-erythritol kinase, whose amino-acid sequence MKAYAKANIFLKIIGIDSKSYHLLQSRFVLLKDIFDELSFSDTKTKEGFEITGNFTQDIIIHKAYKELENLGFSNELNEFFKDKSLKLIKNIPIGGGLGGSSTDAVTFLLMVNETLNLKLSQQQLEQICQKLGSDLIFFLSGYNSANVSGCGEIVEYFEDDFSQLDFTFPAIECSSAKVYKAFDESPYDLKANLNLTKTLKTLKTSEILEYKNTDLNDLFAPCVKIYPKMQTFLNEAYFLSGSGSGVFKAK is encoded by the coding sequence TTGCAATCACGCTTTGTTTTGTTAAAAGATATTTTTGATGAGTTAAGCTTTAGTGATACAAAAACCAAAGAAGGGTTTGAAATCACTGGAAATTTTACCCAAGATATCATCATACACAAAGCTTATAAAGAATTAGAAAATTTAGGATTTTCTAATGAATTAAATGAATTTTTTAAAGACAAAAGTTTAAAACTTATCAAAAATATTCCCATAGGTGGAGGTCTTGGCGGAAGCAGTACTGATGCGGTGACATTTTTACTTATGGTTAACGAAACTTTAAATTTAAAACTTAGTCAACAACAACTTGAACAAATCTGCCAAAAACTCGGTTCTGATTTAATCTTTTTTTTAAGTGGGTATAATAGTGCAAATGTTAGCGGTTGTGGTGAGATTGTAGAATATTTTGAAGATGATTTTAGCCAACTTGATTTTACTTTTCCGGCTATTGAGTGTTCAAGTGCCAAAGTATATAAAGCATTTGATGAAAGCCCATATGATTTAAAAGCGAATTTAAATTTGACCAAAACACTTAAAACACTCAAAACAAGTGAAATTTTAGAGTATAAAAATACTGATTTAAACGACTTATTTGCTCCTTGTGTAAAAATTTATCCTAAAATGCAAACATTTCTTAATGAGGCTTATTTTTTAAGTGGAAGTGGAAGTGGAGTTTTTAAGGCTAAATAA
- a CDS encoding thioredoxin domain-containing protein: protein MKKFAYLFFIFAFAFLISACSSEEKIENEFAFAEYKVGDEILLKSVNGGEKTLVRTQNGFMIKGEENKILMFDFFGTFCTPCQEEAAHLTSLWQKNTDNFIIVGLSHFENVSDQTVKDFAIKYGAYYFLSNSKENDRIVAQALKDINYQSMEQLPFKVVLKDGIYQDLTDFWNKDSKSYVKYYLGKVSTEIMQEDINRILNGSKK from the coding sequence ATGAAAAAATTTGCTTATTTATTTTTTATATTTGCTTTTGCATTTTTAATAAGTGCTTGCTCAAGTGAAGAAAAAATCGAAAATGAATTTGCTTTTGCTGAGTATAAAGTGGGTGATGAAATTCTTTTAAAAAGTGTCAATGGTGGTGAAAAAACCTTAGTAAGAACACAAAATGGTTTTATGATAAAGGGCGAAGAGAATAAAATTTTAATGTTTGATTTTTTTGGAACCTTTTGCACGCCTTGCCAAGAAGAAGCTGCCCATCTAACAAGCTTATGGCAAAAAAATACAGATAATTTTATTATCGTAGGGCTTAGTCATTTTGAAAATGTAAGCGATCAAACTGTAAAAGATTTTGCTATTAAATATGGGGCGTATTATTTTTTAAGCAATTCTAAAGAAAATGATAGAATTGTCGCGCAAGCTTTAAAAGATATTAACTATCAAAGCATGGAACAACTTCCTTTTAAAGTAGTTTTAAAAGATGGTATTTATCAAGATTTAACAGACTTTTGGAATAAAGACTCAAAAAGCTATGTGAAATATTATCTTGGAAAAGTTTCCACTGAGATTATGCAAGAAGATATTAATAGGATATTAAATGGGTCTAAAAAGTGA
- a CDS encoding ATP-dependent Clp protease adaptor ClpS codes for MGLKSEILEQQKLAEPKMFKVLLLNDDITTMDFVIEILMNIFHHDFEKASAIMLEIHHQGSGVCGIYTEEIALSKKQQVDMAAKNNDFPLQTRIEEQ; via the coding sequence ATGGGTCTAAAAAGTGAAATTTTAGAACAACAAAAACTAGCAGAACCTAAAATGTTTAAGGTTTTGCTTTTAAATGATGATATTACCACCATGGATTTTGTAATTGAAATTTTAATGAATATTTTTCATCATGATTTTGAAAAAGCAAGCGCAATTATGCTTGAAATCCATCATCAAGGAAGCGGGGTTTGTGGCATATACACAGAAGAAATTGCACTTAGCAAAAAACAGCAAGTTGACATGGCAGCAAAAAATAATGATTTTCCACTCCAAACAAGGATAGAAGAACAATGA